A part of Sandaracinaceae bacterium genomic DNA contains:
- a CDS encoding ATP-binding protein, whose product MIPALLMTLVEAAVLSGVFAYLYRARREAFLGWWTAALAASVVRHAMSVVGALSGLSGFTMLEQAAALAQASLVLGGALALSGRTLPRRYVALALVGLIWIVTAHGLNLPFFALTLPTFAFLGATSIAAGVLVWRAERARGARWFAGGVLVVWGLHQLDYPFLRPDPAVAPWGYALAAVLEPLTAVGFLVLANERALRTERESARRHRALLDNLPVGVFEASLSGRVLDANPALVRMLGFESVQSLLDADPERLLGLLGEGARDPARLWAGAEIATAGPTELRIERADGAPIRVVLHGTLVEGEDGEPSHFEGIVRDVTERRRLQQILDRQRRMEALGRLAGGVAHDFNNLLTVIRAGTSILLATPSADPAQARWISDIDAASGRAVQLTRKLLALARGRAAPMVEVDVSAVTREARAVLERLSGEAVRIELDLEDAPGMVRMEEGALDQILLNLTTNARDAMRKGGRLHVSCGGVVLGRAEASALALEPGPHVRLRFCDEGAGMDAETQRHIFEPFFTSRSEEGGTGLGLATVFAHVDNAGGRIEVDSEPGRGSEFSVYWPVSDAEVRPAAVAREQAARGGHRVLVIDDEDAVRDAVVSMLERGGFSVLSASGPEEAMRVASDDPELDVVLCDVHLGESSGPALVRALRPKLAGASFLFMSGYATDALDEDTLGRLIPKPFTMQELFARMEALGVRAPAVESRVS is encoded by the coding sequence ATGATCCCCGCGCTGCTCATGACGCTCGTGGAGGCCGCGGTCCTCTCCGGCGTGTTCGCCTACCTGTATCGCGCGCGGCGCGAGGCGTTCCTGGGCTGGTGGACGGCGGCGCTCGCCGCGTCGGTGGTGCGGCACGCGATGAGCGTCGTGGGCGCGCTCTCGGGCCTCTCCGGGTTCACCATGCTCGAGCAGGCGGCCGCGCTCGCGCAGGCGAGCCTCGTGCTGGGCGGCGCGCTCGCGCTCTCCGGCCGGACCCTGCCGCGCCGCTACGTCGCCCTCGCGCTCGTCGGGCTGATCTGGATCGTGACCGCCCACGGGCTGAACCTCCCGTTCTTCGCGCTCACGCTCCCCACCTTCGCGTTCCTGGGCGCGACGAGCATCGCGGCCGGCGTGCTCGTCTGGCGCGCCGAGCGGGCCCGGGGCGCGCGCTGGTTCGCGGGCGGGGTGCTCGTGGTCTGGGGGCTGCATCAGCTCGACTACCCGTTCCTGCGCCCCGATCCCGCGGTGGCGCCCTGGGGCTACGCGCTCGCGGCGGTGCTCGAGCCGCTGACCGCGGTCGGGTTCCTGGTGCTCGCCAACGAGCGCGCGCTGCGGACGGAGCGCGAGAGCGCGCGGCGACACCGGGCCCTGCTCGACAACCTCCCGGTGGGCGTGTTCGAGGCGTCGCTGAGCGGCCGCGTGCTCGACGCCAACCCGGCCCTCGTCCGCATGCTCGGGTTCGAGTCGGTCCAGTCCCTGCTCGACGCCGATCCGGAGCGGCTCCTGGGGCTGCTCGGCGAGGGGGCGCGCGATCCGGCGCGCCTCTGGGCCGGGGCCGAGATCGCGACGGCCGGCCCCACCGAGCTCCGCATCGAGCGAGCGGACGGCGCGCCGATCCGCGTCGTGCTCCACGGGACCCTGGTCGAGGGAGAGGACGGCGAGCCGTCACACTTCGAGGGGATCGTGCGCGACGTGACCGAGCGCCGTCGGCTGCAGCAGATCCTCGACCGACAGCGGCGGATGGAGGCGCTCGGCCGGCTCGCGGGCGGGGTCGCGCACGACTTCAACAACCTCCTGACGGTGATCCGCGCCGGGACGAGCATCCTCCTCGCGACGCCGAGCGCCGACCCGGCCCAGGCGCGGTGGATCTCCGACATCGACGCCGCGTCGGGGCGCGCGGTGCAGCTGACCCGCAAGCTCCTCGCCCTCGCGCGCGGGCGCGCGGCCCCCATGGTGGAGGTCGACGTCAGCGCCGTCACCCGCGAGGCCCGCGCGGTGCTCGAGCGCCTCTCGGGAGAGGCCGTGCGCATCGAGCTCGACCTCGAGGACGCGCCCGGGATGGTGCGCATGGAGGAGGGGGCGCTCGACCAGATCCTGCTCAACCTCACGACCAACGCCCGCGACGCGATGCGGAAGGGCGGGCGCCTGCACGTCAGCTGTGGCGGCGTCGTGCTCGGGCGCGCCGAGGCCAGCGCCCTCGCGCTCGAGCCCGGGCCGCACGTGCGCCTTCGCTTCTGCGACGAGGGCGCGGGCATGGACGCGGAGACGCAGCGGCACATCTTCGAGCCCTTCTTCACCTCCCGCTCGGAGGAGGGCGGCACGGGGCTCGGCCTCGCGACGGTGTTCGCGCACGTGGACAACGCGGGGGGCCGGATCGAGGTCGACAGCGAGCCCGGGCGAGGGAGCGAGTTCTCGGTGTACTGGCCCGTCTCGGACGCCGAGGTGCGCCCCGCCGCCGTCGCGCGAGAGCAGGCCGCGCGCGGCGGCCACCGCGTGCTGGTCATCGACGACGAGGACGCCGTCCGCGACGCGGTCGTGTCGATGCTGGAGCGCGGCGGCTTCAGCGTGCTGAGCGCGAGCGGGCCGGAGGAGGCGATGCGCGTCGCCTCGGACGATCCGGAGCTCGACGTGGTGCTCTGCGACGTGCACCTCGGCGAGAGCAGCGGGCCGGCGCTGGTGCGCGCGCTGCGCCCGAAGCTGGCCGGCGCGTCGTTCCTGTTCATGTCGGGCTACGCGACCGACGCGCTGGACGAGGACACGCTCGGCCGGCTGATCCCGAAGCCGTTCACCATGCAGGAGCTCTTCGCGCGCATGGAGGCGCTCGGGGTGCGCGCGCCGGCCGTCGAGTCGCGCGTCTCCTGA
- a CDS encoding DUF3311 domain-containing protein: MRLLDAALALYALVCLAAITWPGYAWLGNRIEPLVLGLPFSLAWNIGWVSLTFFVLGAYYLFDQRSEAR, translated from the coding sequence GTGCGCCTCCTCGACGCCGCTCTCGCGCTCTACGCGCTCGTCTGCCTCGCCGCGATCACGTGGCCCGGCTACGCGTGGCTCGGCAACCGCATCGAGCCGCTCGTGCTCGGGCTGCCGTTCAGCCTCGCGTGGAACATCGGCTGGGTGTCGCTGACGTTCTTCGTGCTCGGCGCCTACTACCTCTTCGATCAGCGGAGCGAGGCGCGATGA